ATTAAAGCTCGCCGTTTGCTTCCATTTCAATAAATTTCTGGGCGATTTGAACCGCATTGGTTGCCGCGCCCTTTCTGATATTGTCGGCAACAACCCAAAGGTTTACGCCGTTATCAATGCTTTCGTCCCGGCGAATTCTGCCCACATAGGTTTCGTTTGTGCCTGCTGCCGTGCATGCCATAGGATAAATACAGTTGTCTATATCGTCCTGCACCACTAAACCCGGAGCGGCCTCTAAGCACGCTCTTAACTCTTCTAAATCAAAGGGCTTTTTCAGTTCCACGTTAATGGCTTCGCTGTGACAGTCGAACACAGGAACGCGGACGGTGGTAGCCGTAATTTTCATTTCGTCGTCGCCCAAAATCTTTCTGGTTTCGTTCACCATTTTCATTTCCTCTTTGGTATAGCCGTTGGGCAGGAACACGTCAATCTGCGGCAGGCAGTTTGAGAAAATGGGGTGGTTAAACTTTTGCGGAGGCTCGCCGTTAATGCCGTTTTTTAAATCGTTATAGCCGCCGAGACCAGCGCCGGAAACGGCCTGATAGGTAGAATATACAATCCGCTTAATGCCATATTTCAACTGAAGCGGACGCAGCGCCACCATTGCCTGAATGGTGGAGCAGTTGGGGTTTGCAATGATTCCCTTATGTTTTTTAATATCTTCAGGATTTACCTCAGGCACAACCAGGGGCACCTCAGGGTCCATGCGCCACGCGCTGGAGTTATCTATCACCAAACATCCTTTTGAAGCCGCAATGGGCGCAAATTTTTCGCTGGTGGCGCCGCCTGCGGAAAACAGTGCAATGTCCATTCCATCAAAGGAATTTTCGTTCAATTCTTTCACTTCATATTCTTTGCCCATGAGGGTAAGCTTTTTGCCTGCGCTGCGTTTCGAAGCGTACAGCGTATAGCTTTCGGCGGGGAGCTTCACTTCTTCCAAAACCTTCAAAAACGTTCTTCCAACCATGCCCGTTGCGCCGACAACGGCAATGTTATACTTTTTCATTATATTAAAAACCTCCTGTAAAAAATTCGTGCTTTACTATAAAAAAACCAAACTTCAAAATAGAAGTCTGGCGTTATCAACATTAAATCAATTTTAATGCAGATAGCACTCCACCGCGTAATCACACGGTGACAGTTGCATGGCTGTTCGCCATACACCCAAAAACGGCCCTGCGAACAAACCGCTTTTTCGGCACTTTTTCCTTTCGACCCGAATTCACAGAAAAATTCGCGTTCTCCCTCGGGCTACTGATAAAAAGTGCACCTCTATCAACATACTCATAGTATCATTAATTTCAGCCGTTGTCAACAGCATTTTAAATAAATTATGAAATTTTTTCAAAAACACCTTGATTAAAGCACAAATAGCATGTATAATTATATAGAAATATCAAAAACATATTGGTAAATATTGAAAGGAGAATTATTTCATGGAGAACGCTGGTATGGGTGGATGGATGGGAACCATCCTTTGGCTCGTTATCATGATTGGTCTTTTTTATTTTATGCTGATTAGACCGCAGAAGAAAAAGGAAAAGGAAACAAAGGCAATGCTGGAGGCCGTTAAGGTGGGCGACAGTGTTACTACAATCGGCGGTATTGTCGGCAAAATTTTAAAAATTAAGGATGATAAGGTTTGCATCGAAATCGGTGACAGAACGCACAAGCACCCAATGACGATTAAGCGTGAAGCAATCGCAACGGTTGTGCCCTGCACAAAAAGTCCTAAAAAACAAAAGATAGAAGAAATTCCGGAAGACATTGACGATGCAGATGATACGGAAACAGAAACCAATTCGGAAGAATAATTTTTTTTCATAATTTTTCTTTCGGAATTGATTTTTTGAAGGAAAGAAAAGTTGCACGATAAATAATCGATTTGCTTTCTTTGGAAATTTATCGTATAAATCGCCCGCCTGCCGAATATGCTTTAACAAGATAAATCGGCAGGAGGTTTGTTTATGTATAGTGAAAACATTAAAACAATGGATACCGCAGGTGGGCTTCGGGCCGCTGCGGGCGGATTTGCGCGGGGTATTATCACAGCGGCGGTGTTCACACTCGTTGTGTTTGCACTGTTTGCATGTATTTTGGCATACACCGCGGTTTCAGAGAGCGCAATTCCCATTATTTCGACGGCAGTTCAAGCGGCAGGCGCGCTGATTGCGGGCTTTTGCACGGCGAAAAGGTCAGGCAGCCGCGGCTTTTTGT
This Congzhengia minquanensis DNA region includes the following protein-coding sequences:
- a CDS encoding aspartate-semialdehyde dehydrogenase; the encoded protein is MKKYNIAVVGATGMVGRTFLKVLEEVKLPAESYTLYASKRSAGKKLTLMGKEYEVKELNENSFDGMDIALFSAGGATSEKFAPIAASKGCLVIDNSSAWRMDPEVPLVVPEVNPEDIKKHKGIIANPNCSTIQAMVALRPLQLKYGIKRIVYSTYQAVSGAGLGGYNDLKNGINGEPPQKFNHPIFSNCLPQIDVFLPNGYTKEEMKMVNETRKILGDDEMKITATTVRVPVFDCHSEAINVELKKPFDLEELRACLEAAPGLVVQDDIDNCIYPMACTAAGTNETYVGRIRRDESIDNGVNLWVVADNIRKGAATNAVQIAQKFIEMEANGEL
- the yajC gene encoding preprotein translocase subunit YajC, translated to MENAGMGGWMGTILWLVIMIGLFYFMLIRPQKKKEKETKAMLEAVKVGDSVTTIGGIVGKILKIKDDKVCIEIGDRTHKHPMTIKREAIATVVPCTKSPKKQKIEEIPEDIDDADDTETETNSEE
- a CDS encoding TIGR04086 family membrane protein; the protein is MYSENIKTMDTAGGLRAAAGGFARGIITAAVFTLVVFALFACILAYTAVSESAIPIISTAVQAAGALIAGFCTAKRSGSRGFLSGLAAGLGYILIIWFIASLAGDGFYVGKHFLSMLGFSALGGAVGGVMGVNLKSGRSNKRKR